The genomic stretch GGCGCCCACGCCGTGTCGCCAACCTCACCGCGATGTATCAGCTCACGCCGGCGTGGTCGTTCCGGCTCACGGGTTACTATCAGTCGAAGTTCTTCAACGATCAGCTTCGCAGCTTCCGGGTGCCCAGTGCTTACGCCCTCGACGGCGGCATCACCTACACCCCCAACGAAGACTGGCGCGTGACGCTCAACGTGCAGAACTTGCTCGATCGCACCTACTATGTCGCCGGCTCCTTCCAGTCGGTCTCGCAACGGTTGCCGCGCATGTTCGACATCTCGGTTCAGCGCAACTTCTGAGCGCTGTTCCTCGCCCCTTCCGGCGTATTCGCCGGCGCGGTCCCTGAGCGGGACCGCGCCGGTCGGCCGGAGTCGTTTCCGCACCCCGAACCACACGGTCGTAGTCACCGCTGGCTTCCGCATGTCCACTCGTCGCGCCTTTCTCCGTTCCGCCGGCGTCGCCGGTGCCGCGTTTGCGCTTCTGCGCTCCGCACCACGCTCGCTCGCCGCAGCGTCTCCTTCCTTTCTCACGTCCACCGATCCGTCGACCGAGGTGACTTTCATGTCCGCGGTCCGTCTCGCGCAGTTGATCCGCGAGAAGAAGCTGTCCGCCGTCGAGGCGACGAAGGCCTATTTGGCTCGGGTCGAAAAGGTGAACGGTGTCTTGAACGCCGTCGTCACTCTGTGCGCCGAGCGCGCGCTCGAGGAAGCCCGCGCAGCCGACGGCGCGCTCGCGAGTGGGCGCTTGTTCGGGGCGCTCCACGGAGTGCCGTTCACGATCAAGGATTCACTCGAGACCGCCGGCGTCGTCAGCACGGCCGGCACGCTCGGTCGCAAGTCCTACGTCCCCGGTGTCGATGCGACGGTGGTCGCGCGGTTGCGTGCCGCGGGCGCGATCCTGATCGGCAAGAGCAACACCCCGGAGTTCACCCTCGGTGGTGGTGGACGCGGCACCTACAACCTCGTCTTCGGACAAACCTACAATCCGTACAACACGAAACACTCGCCCGCCGGCTCCTCCGGTGGTGCCGGTGCCATCGTCGCCGCTGGAGGATCCGCCTTCGATATCGGTTCGGACTTCGGTGGTTCGATCCGAGGTCCGGCCCACGTGAACGGTATCGCCGGTATCAAGCCGACGACGGGACGCGTGCCGCGCACCGGTCACCTGCCCGGTTACGGTGGTCCATTCGACGCCTACCAGGAACTCGGCCCCATGGCGCGCCGCGTGGAGGATCTGATCGCGATCATGGACATCGTCTCCGGTCCGGATTTCGAGGATCCGGTCGCCGCACCGATTCCGCTGGGACGTGCGGCCGACGTCGATCTGAAGAAGCTCCGTGTCGCTTACTACACCGACAACAAGGTCGCCAAACCCACCGCGGAGACGATCGCGGCCGTCCGCTCCGCCGTGCGTGCGATCACACCCGCCGTCGCTTCGGTGACGGAGGATTTCCACGACGGCGATGCCGAGGGCGGTCCCATCCGCAGCGCGTATGTCGGCGCCGACGGCGGTGCCTGGTTTCAGCGCATGCTCGATGCCTCCGGCACGAAGCAGGCGTCTCCCGGGCTCTCGCGGAGGATCACCGGCAAGGTACTCTCCGCCCCCGAGTTCACGCTTCTCGCCGAGAAGCAGGACGCCGTGCGCAGCCGCCTCCTGTCGTGGTTTTCCAACTACGACGTGATCGTCTGCCCCGTCAGCGCGACGCCCGCCGATCTGCTCGACGAGTCCACCCCTCCTGCGACCCCTGCCGGCCGTGGCGGTGGCGGAAGCAGCTTCAACTCCATCTACAACCTCACCGGATGGCCTTCGGTGGTGGTGCGGGCCGGCACCGCGCCGGACGGACTTCCCATCGGCATCCAAGTGGTGGCCCATCCCTGGCGCGACGATGTGGCTTTGGCCGTCGCTCAGGCGATCGAAGCGTCCACGGGCGGCTGGAAACGCCCCGCCATCTGAACCGTCGACCCTCTCGTCGCCATGTCGTCTTCGCTTCCTCTCCCCACCTCGCGCCGCGGTTTCCTCCGCGCGGCTTCGCTCGCCACCCTCGCGACCGCCGGCTCGACGTTGCGGTCCAGTGCCGCCGTTTCGCCCGCCGGTTTCATGACGTCCACGGACTCGTCGACCGAGATCGTCTGGATGTCCGCCACGCGTCTCGCGCAGTCGATCCGCGAGAAGAAGGTGTCCGCGACCGAAGCCGTCCAGGCCTGCATCGCGCGTATCCAGAAAGTGAATCCATCGATCAATGCGGTGGTGCGACCGTGTTTCGAGCGCGCACTCGCCGAGGCGGAGGCCGCCGACGAAGCCCTCGCCAAGGGTCGTATCCTCGGTCCGCTCCACGGCGTGCCGATGACGATCAAGGACTCGCTCGACACCGAGGGAGTCGTCTCGACGGGCGGAACGTTGGGTCGGATCGACTACGTGCCTGCGAAGGACGCGACCGTCGTCGCGCGAGCACGCGCAGCGGGCGCCATTCTCCTCGGCAAGTCCAACACCCCCGAGTTCACGCTCGCCGGCTACAGCGGTCTCTCGACGACGTGGAACCTCATCTACGGCGTCACCAGAAACCCGTACAACAACATGCATTCGTCCGCGGGATCGTCCGGCGGCGCGGGTGCGATCGTCGCCGCCGGAGGCGCCGCGTTCGACATCGGGACCGACTTCGGCGGATCGATCCGCGGTCCCGCCCACGCCAACGGCGTGACCGGCATCAAGCCCACCACCGGACGCATGCCGCGCACCGGGCACATCGTCGATTTCGGCGGCATTTTCGACAGCTACCAACAGCCCGGACCGATCGCGCGCAAGGTCGAGGATCTCATCCTGATCTCGCCGCTGCTCTCGGGTCCCGACGGTCTGGATGCCGCGATGGTTCCGGCACCGTTTCTCTCCGCCGACGCGGTGGAGCTGAAGTCGCTGCGAGTGGCGTTCTACACCAGCAACGGTCTCACCCATCCGACGGCCGAGATGCAGGCCACCGTGAAGCGGGCGGTCGACTCGCTCGCCTCGCTCGGTGCGAAGACGACCGAAGACATCCACCCGTTCTACAAGGAAGCCGTGGAACTGCGCACCGCACTGCGCGCGGTCGACGGCAACTCTTGGATGAAACGTCTCGCCGAGAAGGTCGGCAGCAAGACCGTTTCACCGAGCCTGCAGTTCACCGAGCCGAAGGGCACGTCGGTCGAGCTCGTGCAGATGCTGCAGCAACAGGACGTGTATCGTCGGGCCATGACGTCGTGGTTGAAGGACTACGACGTGATCGTGTGCCCTGCGAATCACGGTCCGGCACCGCGGATCGACGAGCGCCGCAGCGGCGCGGTCAGCTACACGCAGATCTACAACATCACCGGATGGCCGGCGTTGGTCGTCCGCGGCGGCACCTCTCCGGAGGGCTTGCCGCTGGGCGTGCAAGTCGTCGCGCGACCCTTCCGCGAAGACGTCGCCTTCGCCGTCGCGCGTCACCTCGAGAGTGCGCTCGGCGGCTGGGTAAAGCCACTCGTCTGAGCGCGTCCGACCCGAAGCAATCCGACGACACGCCCGATGACACCCGCCCACCTCATCCTTCGAACGCTGGCCGGGTGTATCCTGTGGACCGGCCTCGCTGCCGCGCCGCTCTCGGCTGCGCGTTTCGATCTTTCCACCGCCACGATCGCCGACATCAACGACGCGTTCGATGCCGGCGCGCTCGATGCGGAGAAACTCACGCGACTCTACCTCGCACGCATCGAAGCCTACGAGAAGTCGGGTCCGAAACTGAACTCGATCATCACGCTCAATCCGGCCGCGCTCGAGACCGCGCGAGCCCTCGATGTCGAGCGACGCGAGAAAGGGCCACGCTCTCCGCTCCACGGTATACCGATCGTCGCCAAGGACGTGTTCGACACCTTCGACATGCCGACTACGGCCGGCTTCAAGCCGATGGCCACTTCGCAACCGTCGCGTGACGCGTTCGTGATCCGACGCCTGCGCGATGCCGGCGCGATCATCCTCGCGAAAACCAATCTCAGCGACTGGTTCGGCACCTACTCGCTGGGCGGCAGCACACTCGGCGGACAGGCGCTCAATCCCTACGACCTCACCCGCGTGCCCGGCTACTCCAGCAGCGGCACCGGCGCCGCGCTCGCCGCTTGGTTCGCCGCCGCCGGACTCGGGAGCGACACCGGCGGATCGGTGGTCATTCCCACCGCGGACAGTGCCCTCGCCGGCATGACCGCCACGCAAGGACTCGTCAGCCGCAAGGGCATGATCAGTAGTTCGTTTTCCTCCGAGCGCGGCGGTCCCATGGCGCGCTCGGTCCACGACGTGGCGGTGCTGCTCGATGTGATGGCCGGATTCGATGCCGCCGACCTCACGACTGCGCAGAGCCTCGGGAAAATGCCCGCCGAACCCTACGCGAGTTTCCTCCGCGTGGACGGTCTCCAAGGCGCGCGCCTCGGCGTGTTTCGCGACATGTTTTACTCCGGCCCACTCCATGCCGACGGGTTGAAACTGATCGATGCCGCCCTCGCCGACTTGAAGAAGGGTGGGGCGCTCCTCGTCGACCCCGTCTCGACCGGACTCGACGTGCCCGCCGCCGTCGCCGACGCGGCTCTCGCCTCCTACGAGCGCAAGTTCATCCAGAATCACTACCTCGGTCTGCTCCCGCAGGACGCGCCCATCCGCAGCCTCGACGAGATGCTCGCGAAGGCGCCCGACATCGTGAAGCGCGGCACGGCGCAGGCCAACGCCATCGAGTCGCTCGATCACCACGCCGAGTACCTCGCTCGGCGCGAGAACGGCCTCATGCTCCGCGATGCGCTCGTCGACCTCATGGACAACCGGCGCATCGACGCGCTCGTCATGCCCTACAAGACGCGCATCGCGCCGAAGCTCGGCGAGGATCGACCCTTTCAGAGCATCAACCGTCTCAGCTCCTACACCGGTCTTCCCACGATCCTCGTCACCGCCGGCTACACGCCCGAGGGTCTGCCGATCGCGTTGCAGTTCCTCGGCCGTCCGTGGAGCGAGCCGACGCTGCTGCGCCTCGCGTACGCTTACGAACAGGCGACGCACCATCGCCGAGCGCCGCCGACCACACCGCCGCTGCCCGGCGAGGTGTTCGAATACTGACTTCCCTCCGCACACCGCCTGCCCACCTGCGCTGCCCACCGATGAAATCCCGCCACCGCCTCTTCTCGCTCGCCGCCGTCCTCTTCGCGGTCGCCGTATCCAGTTCCCGGCTACACGCCGCGAAGTTCGACCTTTCCACCGCCACGATCGCCGACATCCACGCGGCCATGGACGCGGGGGCCCTCTCTTCGGAGAAACTGGTCCAACTCTACCTCGCGCGGATCGACGCCTACGACAAGAAGGGCCCGAAGGTGAACTCCGTCATCACCTTGAACCCGAAGGCTCTCGAGGAGGCGCGCGCCCTCGACGCCGAGCGCAAGGCGACGGGTCGTCGCTCTCCGATGCACGGCATTCCCTACGTCATCAAAGACCTGATCGACTACGCCGGGCTGCCCACGACCGCGGGCTTCAAGCCGTTCGGGGCGCCCATACCCGAGAAAGACGCACCGCACGTCGCGCGGATCAAGGCCGCCGGCGGCATCTTGATCGCGAAGGTCGCCACGGTGAACTGGTTCGGACGCGACGGCTTCGGCGAAACCCATCCGATCGGCAAGACGCTCAATCCCTACAACGTCGACTACTCCCCGGGTGGCTCGAGTAACGGCACCGGCTCGGCCGTCGCGACCTGGTTCGCCACCGTCGGTGTCGGCACCGACACCGGCAGTTCCGTTCAGACACCGTCCGCCTTCAACAGCCTCGCCGGCATGGTGGCGACGCAGGGATTGATCAGCCGAGTGGGCATCGTGCCGCGGGGCCCGACGCACGACCGCGCCGGACCCATGGGCCGCAGCGTGTTCGACATCACCGTGCTCCTCGGCGCGATGTCGGGCTTCGATCCCGAGGATCTCGACACCTACGACGGCCTCGGCCGCTTCCCGCAGTTCGAGTGGGCCGATTCGCTCGCCGGCAGCGACCTGAAGCAGTTCCGCATCGGCGTCCTGCGTGAAGCGATGAGCACCGCGCCGAAGAACGAAGCGCTCGATCTCTTCGAGGCCGCACTCGCCGACATGCGCAAGGGCGGTGCTCAAGTGGTCGACCCCATCACGACCGGTATCGACATCGGCACTACGATCCGCGACGCCATGGTCTCCAACTACGAACGCGTGGTCGCCGGCGACGTCTACCTCGCGCGCCTCGGACCCGATCGGCCGTTCAAGACGATGGCGGAGATGATCGCGAAGGTCGGCCCGGAGAAGTTCACCGAGAACTACGTCGAGGCGCTGACGTTTCCCCCCATCGACGAGAACCCCGAGTTCCTCGTCCGTTGGCGCGCGCGCAAGGCGATGCGCGCGTTGCTCGAGGACGTGATGGAACGCCACGACCTCGACGCGATCGCCGTGCTCTACCGCACGCTTCCAGCCGCGTGGGATCCTCCGGCGGGCGGCAGCGGCGGTAGCGGCAGCGGCGGAGCCAACCTCACCTCGGCCACGGGCCTTCCGGGCGTGATCGTCCCGATCGGCTTCGCGCAGAAGAACCTGCCTGCCGCCGTCCAGTTCGTCGGTCGTGCCTTCGACGATCAGCGCCTCCTCCGCGTCGCCTACGCCTACGAGCAGGCCACGAAACACCGCAAGCCTCCCGCCCTCACCCCGCCGCTCCGGGGAGAGCGTTTCGACTACTGAAACAGCCTTCCTTGCGCCGAAGAACCGGCCGCCACCTGGTCATGAAATCGCTCCGTCTGCTCGCTCTCGCCGCCGCAACCTGCGCGCTCGCTGTACCCGTTGCACCACTACGTGCGGCTACGTTCGACCTCTCCACTGCCACGATCGCCGAGATCCATGCCGCGATGGACGCCGGAGCGCTCTCCTCGGAGAAGCTCGTCCAGCTCTACCTCGCGCGCATCGAGGCCTACGACAAGAAGGGGCCGAAGATCAATTCGGTCATCACGATGAACCCGAAGGCCCTCGCCGAGGCGCGCGCCCTCGACGTCGAGCGCTTGAAGAGCGGACGCCGCTCTCCGCTGCACGGTATTCCCGTCGTGATCAAGGATCTGATCGACTATGCCGGGTTGCCGACGACCGCCGGCTTCACCCCCTTCGGAGCTCCTGTTCCCGAGAAGGACGCCCCGCACGTCGCGCGCATCAAGGAGGCCGGGGGCATCGTCATCGCGAAGGTCGCCACCGTGAATTGGTTCGGTCGCGACGCATTCGAGAAGACGCATCCGATCGGCGCCACGCTCAATCCCTACAACACCGCGTTCCAGCCGGGCGGATCGAGCAACGGAACGGGTGCCTCTCTTGCGACGTGGTTCGCCACGGTCGGAGTGGGCACGGACACGGGCGGCTCGGTCATGAACCCGTCCTCGTATTGCAATCTCGCCGGGATGATCGCCACGCAGGGCCTCGTCAGCCGCACGGGTATCGTGCCGCGCGGCCCGACCCACGACCGTGCCGGGCCGATGGGACGCAGCGTCTACGACATAGCCGTCCTCCTAGGTGCCATGGCGGGCTTCGATCCCGAGGATCTGGATACGTACGACGGCATCGGCCGTTTCCCGCGGATGGAGTGGGCGGACGAGCTCGCCGGCAGCGAACTGAAGCAGTTCCGCATCGGTGTGCTCCGCGAAGCGATGAGCACCACGCCGGACAACGAAGCGAAGACGATGTTCGAGACGACTCTCGCCGAGTTGCGGCAAGCCGGCGCGCAGATCGTCGATCCAGTCCTCGGCGGAATCGACATCGGGCGGCACATCCGCGACGCCATGGTCTCCTCCTACGAAGTGATCCAGTCGGGAGACGTCTACCTCTCCCGCCTCGGACCGAAGCGCCCCTTCAAAACGATGCGCGAGATGATCGAGAAGGTCGGGCCCGCCGTGTTCACCGAACGCTACGTCGATGCGCTGAAACTGCCGCCGATGGACGAGAACCCCGAGTATCTCGTC from Opitutales bacterium ASA1 encodes the following:
- a CDS encoding amidase, with translation MTPAHLILRTLAGCILWTGLAAAPLSAARFDLSTATIADINDAFDAGALDAEKLTRLYLARIEAYEKSGPKLNSIITLNPAALETARALDVERREKGPRSPLHGIPIVAKDVFDTFDMPTTAGFKPMATSQPSRDAFVIRRLRDAGAIILAKTNLSDWFGTYSLGGSTLGGQALNPYDLTRVPGYSSSGTGAALAAWFAAAGLGSDTGGSVVIPTADSALAGMTATQGLVSRKGMISSSFSSERGGPMARSVHDVAVLLDVMAGFDAADLTTAQSLGKMPAEPYASFLRVDGLQGARLGVFRDMFYSGPLHADGLKLIDAALADLKKGGALLVDPVSTGLDVPAAVADAALASYERKFIQNHYLGLLPQDAPIRSLDEMLAKAPDIVKRGTAQANAIESLDHHAEYLARRENGLMLRDALVDLMDNRRIDALVMPYKTRIAPKLGEDRPFQSINRLSSYTGLPTILVTAGYTPEGLPIALQFLGRPWSEPTLLRLAYAYEQATHHRRAPPTTPPLPGEVFEY
- a CDS encoding amidase — translated: MKSRHRLFSLAAVLFAVAVSSSRLHAAKFDLSTATIADIHAAMDAGALSSEKLVQLYLARIDAYDKKGPKVNSVITLNPKALEEARALDAERKATGRRSPMHGIPYVIKDLIDYAGLPTTAGFKPFGAPIPEKDAPHVARIKAAGGILIAKVATVNWFGRDGFGETHPIGKTLNPYNVDYSPGGSSNGTGSAVATWFATVGVGTDTGSSVQTPSAFNSLAGMVATQGLISRVGIVPRGPTHDRAGPMGRSVFDITVLLGAMSGFDPEDLDTYDGLGRFPQFEWADSLAGSDLKQFRIGVLREAMSTAPKNEALDLFEAALADMRKGGAQVVDPITTGIDIGTTIRDAMVSNYERVVAGDVYLARLGPDRPFKTMAEMIAKVGPEKFTENYVEALTFPPIDENPEFLVRWRARKAMRALLEDVMERHDLDAIAVLYRTLPAAWDPPAGGSGGSGSGGANLTSATGLPGVIVPIGFAQKNLPAAVQFVGRAFDDQRLLRVAYAYEQATKHRKPPALTPPLRGERFDY
- a CDS encoding amidase family protein, which gives rise to MKSLRLLALAAATCALAVPVAPLRAATFDLSTATIAEIHAAMDAGALSSEKLVQLYLARIEAYDKKGPKINSVITMNPKALAEARALDVERLKSGRRSPLHGIPVVIKDLIDYAGLPTTAGFTPFGAPVPEKDAPHVARIKEAGGIVIAKVATVNWFGRDAFEKTHPIGATLNPYNTAFQPGGSSNGTGASLATWFATVGVGTDTGGSVMNPSSYCNLAGMIATQGLVSRTGIVPRGPTHDRAGPMGRSVYDIAVLLGAMAGFDPEDLDTYDGIGRFPRMEWADELAGSELKQFRIGVLREAMSTTPDNEAKTMFETTLAELRQAGAQIVDPVLGGIDIGRHIRDAMVSSYEVIQSGDVYLSRLGPKRPFKTMREMIEKVGPAVFTERYVDALKLPPMDENPEYLVRSRNRKAMIGLLEGLLEKHDLDAFLVLYRSTPPPADAPTGGGGSLGANLASPTGLPGVIVPGGFTKENLPFGLQLVGRNFDDLRLLQVAYAVEQATKKRRAPAITPALPGEVFSY
- a CDS encoding amidase, which produces MTSTDSSTEIVWMSATRLAQSIREKKVSATEAVQACIARIQKVNPSINAVVRPCFERALAEAEAADEALAKGRILGPLHGVPMTIKDSLDTEGVVSTGGTLGRIDYVPAKDATVVARARAAGAILLGKSNTPEFTLAGYSGLSTTWNLIYGVTRNPYNNMHSSAGSSGGAGAIVAAGGAAFDIGTDFGGSIRGPAHANGVTGIKPTTGRMPRTGHIVDFGGIFDSYQQPGPIARKVEDLILISPLLSGPDGLDAAMVPAPFLSADAVELKSLRVAFYTSNGLTHPTAEMQATVKRAVDSLASLGAKTTEDIHPFYKEAVELRTALRAVDGNSWMKRLAEKVGSKTVSPSLQFTEPKGTSVELVQMLQQQDVYRRAMTSWLKDYDVIVCPANHGPAPRIDERRSGAVSYTQIYNITGWPALVVRGGTSPEGLPLGVQVVARPFREDVAFAVARHLESALGGWVKPLV
- a CDS encoding amidase, which encodes MSTRRAFLRSAGVAGAAFALLRSAPRSLAAASPSFLTSTDPSTEVTFMSAVRLAQLIREKKLSAVEATKAYLARVEKVNGVLNAVVTLCAERALEEARAADGALASGRLFGALHGVPFTIKDSLETAGVVSTAGTLGRKSYVPGVDATVVARLRAAGAILIGKSNTPEFTLGGGGRGTYNLVFGQTYNPYNTKHSPAGSSGGAGAIVAAGGSAFDIGSDFGGSIRGPAHVNGIAGIKPTTGRVPRTGHLPGYGGPFDAYQELGPMARRVEDLIAIMDIVSGPDFEDPVAAPIPLGRAADVDLKKLRVAYYTDNKVAKPTAETIAAVRSAVRAITPAVASVTEDFHDGDAEGGPIRSAYVGADGGAWFQRMLDASGTKQASPGLSRRITGKVLSAPEFTLLAEKQDAVRSRLLSWFSNYDVIVCPVSATPADLLDESTPPATPAGRGGGGSSFNSIYNLTGWPSVVVRAGTAPDGLPIGIQVVAHPWRDDVALAVAQAIEASTGGWKRPAI